In Treponema denticola, one genomic interval encodes:
- the fliJ gene encoding flagellar export protein FliJ, giving the protein MKRFEFRLEKLLSLRKFYEHQAEIDLAHAVAHKNYLELELKNIAKLKLKTGVEFNPSTAEININDMHNAQNYIILLDKKKDELLERLVLADEMIEKKRKVYIEAAAKRKVISKLREKKQYAWEKENIKSEEKYIDDIITYKFGNNKTQLNNTIIK; this is encoded by the coding sequence ATGAAACGGTTTGAATTTAGACTTGAAAAACTTTTAAGTTTACGCAAATTTTATGAACATCAAGCTGAAATTGATTTAGCCCATGCTGTTGCACATAAAAACTATCTTGAGCTTGAATTAAAGAATATAGCTAAACTAAAATTAAAAACGGGAGTTGAATTTAATCCTTCAACTGCTGAAATAAATATAAATGATATGCATAATGCACAAAACTATATTATTCTTTTAGATAAAAAAAAGGATGAATTATTAGAAAGATTAGTTCTTGCCGATGAAATGATTGAAAAAAAGAGAAAAGTTTATATTGAGGCTGCCGCTAAAAGAAAAGTTATTTCAAAGCTAAGAGAAAAAAAACAATATGCCTGGGAAAAAGAAAATATAAAATCGGAAGAAAAATATATTGATGATATTATTACTTATAAATTCGGAAACAATAAAACCCAATTGAATAATACGATAATAAAATAA
- the flgC gene encoding flagellar basal body rod protein FlgC, with protein sequence MGLFTSINIAATGMGVERLRTDVISNNIANASSLETQEGGPFKRSRVIVGQKKSGIDWQTPFTPQNVERGVGEGVKVLSIEKDTSDSRWVYNPAHPKALKYGPNEGYVEYPNVNIVTEMVDLISASRAYEANLAVVNGAKDMFQRALDIAR encoded by the coding sequence ATGGGATTGTTTACAAGTATAAATATTGCAGCTACGGGAATGGGTGTAGAGCGTCTTAGAACCGATGTAATATCAAACAATATTGCAAACGCTTCGAGCTTGGAAACCCAAGAAGGCGGCCCTTTTAAAAGAAGCCGTGTAATAGTCGGACAAAAGAAAAGCGGTATCGACTGGCAAACTCCTTTTACTCCTCAAAATGTAGAAAGGGGAGTAGGTGAGGGCGTTAAAGTTCTTTCGATAGAAAAAGATACTTCCGATAGCCGTTGGGTTTATAATCCGGCCCATCCTAAGGCCTTAAAGTACGGCCCTAATGAAGGATATGTAGAGTACCCGAATGTAAACATAGTTACGGAAATGGTAGATTTAATTTCGGCTTCAAGGGCTTATGAGGCAAACCTTGCCGTTGTAAACGGTGCAAAGGATATGTTCCAAAGAGCCTTGGATATTGCAAGATAA
- the fliG gene encoding flagellar motor switch protein FliG — protein sequence MAVTPAKERGSAKKGKDINSLTGRQKAAIFLVSLGGEISAKIMERLREDEVEKIVFEIARTESVDAELKDAVLQEFQDLMAAQNFITTGGIDYARDVLEKTFGSQKAIEIINRLTSSLQVRPFDFIRRTDPAHLLNFIQQEHPQTIALILAYLEPQKASVILQNLPDEIQSDVARRVATMDTTSPDVLREVERVLEKKLSTVSSEDYTAAGGVDSIVEILNLVDRSSEKSIIESLEDEDPDLAEEIKKKMFVFEDIVMLDDRSISKVLREVNNDEMAKALKQVDAEVQDKIFRNMSKRAGAMLRDEMEYMGPIRVKDVEEAQQKIVSIIRHLEDKGEIVIARSEEDELV from the coding sequence ATGGCTGTAACACCTGCAAAAGAACGAGGCAGTGCAAAAAAAGGTAAAGATATTAATTCTCTTACCGGAAGGCAAAAAGCTGCAATATTTTTAGTATCTCTCGGAGGTGAAATCTCCGCTAAAATAATGGAAAGGCTTCGTGAAGATGAAGTCGAAAAAATAGTTTTTGAAATTGCAAGAACTGAGAGTGTTGATGCCGAGTTAAAAGATGCTGTTCTCCAAGAATTTCAAGATTTAATGGCGGCTCAAAACTTTATAACGACAGGCGGTATAGATTACGCAAGGGATGTTCTGGAGAAAACTTTCGGAAGTCAAAAAGCTATCGAAATAATAAATAGGCTCACGAGCTCTTTACAAGTTCGTCCATTCGATTTTATTCGGAGAACCGATCCTGCGCACCTGCTTAACTTTATTCAGCAAGAACATCCGCAGACAATTGCTTTGATTCTTGCTTACCTTGAACCGCAAAAGGCATCGGTAATTTTGCAAAATCTTCCCGATGAAATTCAAAGCGATGTAGCAAGACGCGTTGCAACCATGGATACAACTTCCCCCGATGTTCTCCGTGAAGTTGAGCGTGTCTTGGAAAAGAAGCTTTCTACGGTTTCAAGTGAAGATTACACGGCTGCTGGCGGTGTAGACAGTATCGTTGAGATTCTTAACCTTGTTGATCGTTCTTCTGAAAAATCCATTATCGAATCTCTTGAAGATGAAGATCCCGACTTGGCAGAAGAAATCAAGAAGAAGATGTTCGTATTCGAAGACATTGTTATGCTTGACGATAGATCCATCAGTAAGGTTTTGCGTGAAGTTAATAATGATGAAATGGCTAAGGCCCTTAAACAAGTTGATGCTGAGGTTCAAGATAAGATATTTAGAAATATGTCTAAACGCGCAGGTGCTATGTTAAGAGATGAAATGGAATACATGGGACCGATACGCGTTAAAGATGTTGAAGAAGCTCAGCAAAAGATTGTTTCGATTATCAGACACTTGGAGGATAAGGGTGAAATTGTTATCGCCAGATCCGAAGAGGATGAATTGGTATAA
- the fliI gene encoding flagellar protein export ATPase FliI has product MIDLFDKYTDAISETDPIKFTGCVIRVHDKLIESEGPVASVGELCQIITDDNPEGLKAEVIGLNGTIVQLMSYTDVQGVKIGDHVIASGEVLSVPVGDILLGRVVDALCKSADGKPEPYSAKRYPVVAPPPDAMTRKPIRQRIVTGIRAIDGLLAVGRGQRLGIFAGTGIGKSTLLGMIARNTNADVNVIALIGERGREVLDFIEHDLGPEGLKHSVIVSATSDQSALARIRGAYTATAIAEYFRDQGKDVMLLFDSVTRFAMAQREIGLAVGEPPATRGYTPSVFSSLPKLLERSGTSEKGSITGFYTVLVEGDDMNEPISDAVRGILDGHIVLDRNLAERGQYPAVNILKSISRLANRVSGQKTKLAATRMRTLLKDYIESEDMINLGAYQKGSSSNIDDAIDHYPRIYDFLTQDVDDPAKLKDTLQKLSDISGIDIPSEECDEAGLGLGAIKKYAQSSEASALYKTENGVF; this is encoded by the coding sequence ATGATAGATCTGTTTGATAAATATACTGATGCAATTTCAGAAACAGACCCGATTAAATTTACAGGATGCGTAATTCGTGTTCATGATAAACTTATTGAAAGTGAGGGTCCTGTAGCATCCGTAGGTGAGCTTTGTCAAATTATTACCGATGATAATCCTGAAGGTTTAAAGGCTGAAGTTATAGGCTTAAACGGAACAATCGTTCAGTTGATGAGTTATACCGATGTACAAGGGGTGAAGATCGGAGATCATGTCATAGCAAGCGGAGAGGTATTATCCGTACCTGTAGGAGATATTTTATTAGGCCGTGTTGTAGATGCTTTATGTAAATCGGCTGACGGTAAACCTGAGCCCTATTCTGCTAAAAGATATCCGGTTGTAGCTCCTCCGCCTGATGCTATGACCCGTAAACCCATAAGACAAAGAATTGTTACGGGTATTCGTGCCATTGACGGTCTTTTAGCCGTAGGAAGAGGCCAGCGCTTGGGTATATTCGCCGGTACGGGAATAGGAAAGTCTACCTTGCTTGGTATGATAGCCCGAAACACAAATGCAGATGTAAATGTTATAGCTCTTATAGGAGAGCGGGGTAGAGAAGTTTTAGATTTTATCGAACACGATCTAGGGCCTGAAGGTTTAAAGCATTCTGTTATTGTAAGTGCAACTTCGGATCAAAGTGCTCTTGCAAGAATAAGAGGGGCATATACCGCTACGGCAATTGCAGAATATTTTAGAGATCAAGGAAAAGATGTTATGCTTCTTTTTGATTCGGTTACACGTTTTGCAATGGCCCAAAGAGAAATAGGTCTTGCGGTAGGAGAGCCTCCTGCAACCCGCGGTTATACTCCCAGTGTCTTTAGTTCCTTGCCTAAACTTCTTGAAAGAAGCGGTACTTCCGAAAAAGGTTCCATTACGGGGTTTTATACCGTTTTGGTAGAAGGCGATGATATGAATGAGCCGATTTCGGATGCTGTGCGCGGTATTTTAGACGGGCATATTGTTTTGGATCGGAATCTCGCTGAAAGAGGACAGTACCCTGCTGTAAATATTTTAAAAAGTATTTCTCGTTTGGCAAACAGAGTATCAGGTCAAAAAACAAAACTTGCTGCGACAAGAATGCGTACTTTGTTAAAAGACTATATCGAATCGGAAGATATGATTAATCTGGGAGCTTATCAAAAAGGCAGTAGTTCAAACATTGATGATGCCATTGATCACTATCCTCGTATTTATGATTTTTTAACTCAAGATGTTGATGATCCTGCTAAACTAAAGGATACATTGCAAAAGCTTTCGGATATAAGCGGGATTGATATACCATCTGAAGAATGTGATGAAGCCGGCCTGGGACTGGGTGCTATAAAGAAATATGCTCAAAGCTCTGAAGCCTCTGCATTGTATAAAACAGAGAATGGGGTATTTTAA
- the fliE gene encoding flagellar hook-basal body complex protein FliE, which produces MVNAVNVANVNSVPGLLDVPKINAVVTDNFRAKMVSNTDMIELAANKEAASFEQTILKAFDSMNAKQTNMDKLGEQMIVDPESVDVHDITMGMAEASLSLKLAQTIIDRLVKSWNDITTTR; this is translated from the coding sequence ATGGTAAACGCTGTAAATGTTGCAAATGTAAATTCGGTACCGGGACTTTTAGATGTTCCGAAAATTAATGCTGTTGTTACCGATAATTTTAGAGCTAAAATGGTTTCAAATACCGACATGATTGAGCTTGCTGCAAATAAAGAAGCTGCAAGTTTTGAGCAGACAATTTTAAAAGCATTCGACAGCATGAATGCAAAGCAAACAAACATGGACAAGCTGGGAGAACAAATGATTGTCGATCCTGAATCGGTCGATGTTCATGATATAACTATGGGAATGGCCGAAGCAAGTTTGTCGCTTAAATTAGCGCAAACCATAATCGACCGTTTGGTAAAAAGTTGGAATGATATTACCACAACGAGATAA
- the flgB gene encoding flagellar basal body rod protein FlgB, protein MGFNSFLRTTDILHRALDVNSLRYTVTSNNLANSDVPNFKRTEVNFESELKRAFDSEKNAKGAFQLATTHPLHIKSNEPIDYKTVEPVRVLDYLTAEKANGNNVNPEDEAMKVLKIQMQYQLLSMMAGFQYNQVQSVLK, encoded by the coding sequence ATGGGTTTTAATAGTTTTTTAAGAACAACGGATATACTGCACAGAGCCTTGGATGTAAACTCTTTACGCTATACCGTTACATCAAATAACCTTGCAAATTCGGATGTTCCTAATTTTAAGAGGACTGAGGTAAATTTTGAATCGGAGTTAAAAAGAGCCTTTGATTCTGAAAAAAATGCAAAAGGAGCTTTTCAGCTTGCAACGACTCATCCTTTGCACATAAAATCAAATGAGCCTATAGATTATAAAACGGTTGAGCCTGTGCGTGTTTTGGATTATTTGACTGCCGAAAAAGCAAACGGAAATAATGTAAACCCTGAAGATGAAGCCATGAAGGTATTGAAGATTCAAATGCAGTATCAGCTTTTAAGTATGATGGCAGGTTTTCAGTACAATCAGGTACAATCGGTTTTAAAGTAG
- the fliH gene encoding flagellar assembly protein FliH: MAKTIFRGFEVNKNNNDVVFLHLNKTFQEEPEEVIEEKVQVYEGPTVEDLQKEADNFKVEWEKQKEKMISDAKVEADKIIQNAQNAAFDEVKRQTDEAQVIAQNAKKDAEDIIAEAEQKARDIITDSEKNKDAVNQDAYKEGFNRGREEGFKEGNLEVQRLTDRLHTIINKTMDRRQEILSETEQQIVDLVLLMTRKVVKVISENQRNVVVSNVVHALRKVKGRGDVVIRVNLADVKMTTEHTKNFISAAENIKNITVVEDSTVDQGGCIIETDFGAVDARITSQLNELEQKILEISPIKTKIKTGNI, from the coding sequence ATGGCTAAGACTATTTTTAGAGGTTTTGAGGTAAACAAAAACAATAATGATGTAGTATTTTTACATCTTAATAAAACTTTTCAAGAAGAGCCTGAAGAAGTTATTGAAGAAAAGGTTCAAGTCTATGAGGGACCTACTGTCGAAGATTTACAAAAAGAAGCCGACAATTTTAAAGTTGAATGGGAAAAGCAAAAAGAAAAAATGATTTCGGATGCTAAAGTTGAAGCCGATAAGATTATTCAAAATGCACAAAATGCTGCCTTTGATGAGGTAAAAAGACAGACGGATGAAGCTCAAGTTATAGCGCAAAATGCTAAAAAAGACGCCGAAGACATTATAGCCGAAGCCGAACAAAAAGCCCGTGATATAATTACCGATTCCGAAAAAAATAAAGATGCTGTAAATCAAGATGCATATAAAGAGGGGTTTAACCGAGGCCGAGAAGAAGGTTTCAAGGAAGGAAATCTTGAAGTGCAGCGCCTAACCGATCGTCTTCATACGATAATAAATAAGACAATGGATAGGCGTCAAGAAATTCTTTCAGAAACAGAGCAGCAAATAGTTGATCTTGTTCTTTTGATGACAAGAAAAGTCGTAAAGGTTATTTCCGAAAATCAGCGAAATGTTGTAGTTTCCAATGTTGTTCATGCTTTGCGTAAAGTTAAAGGAAGGGGTGATGTAGTTATCAGGGTTAATTTAGCTGATGTCAAGATGACTACAGAGCATACTAAGAATTTTATATCGGCTGCAGAAAATATTAAAAATATTACCGTTGTTGAGGATTCTACAGTTGATCAAGGCGGATGTATTATTGAAACCGATTTTGGAGCGGTGGATGCGCGTATCACAAGTCAGCTTAATGAACTTGAACAAAAGATTTTGGAAATATCGCCTATTAAAACAAAGATAAAGACCGGAAATATTTAA
- a CDS encoding tyrosine recombinase XerC: protein MNEVFESYLTYSGGVRQFTKATVDSYRNDLFIFEQWLNELELNIFELKASDIRIFIAELADRKFAPSSINRMMSTLRGFYKYALRFNLTKINPISSVRNLKLAQKLPVFMFPKQAQEFCRLPSNAGILWETRDSALFASLYSTGCRVSELAGLDIKDLDKTLSYAIVFGKGKKERKVFFAEFAKEYLRGYLKERAEVLEKCKGQVQKDGKGKIRDALFINQKAQALTSRGIRYIINRYVELSPELKHLSPHAFRHSFASTLITRGADIRVVQELLGHESVSTTQRYTHITAEQLHNLYKAAHPHS, encoded by the coding sequence ATGAATGAAGTATTTGAAAGCTATCTCACCTATAGTGGGGGAGTAAGGCAATTTACAAAAGCAACAGTTGATTCTTATAGAAATGATTTATTTATCTTTGAACAATGGTTAAATGAGCTTGAGTTAAATATTTTTGAATTAAAAGCTTCAGATATTAGAATCTTTATTGCAGAGCTTGCCGATAGAAAATTTGCTCCGTCTTCTATCAATAGAATGATGTCGACTTTAAGAGGCTTTTATAAATATGCTTTAAGGTTCAATTTGACAAAAATAAATCCTATATCGTCTGTAAGGAATTTAAAACTTGCTCAAAAACTTCCTGTGTTTATGTTTCCTAAACAGGCGCAAGAGTTTTGTCGGCTGCCTTCAAATGCCGGTATCCTTTGGGAAACAAGGGACTCCGCCTTATTTGCTTCTCTTTATTCTACAGGCTGCCGTGTTTCGGAATTAGCCGGACTCGATATAAAAGATTTGGATAAAACTCTTTCTTATGCCATCGTTTTTGGGAAAGGTAAAAAAGAAAGAAAGGTGTTTTTTGCAGAATTTGCAAAAGAATATTTGAGGGGGTATTTAAAAGAAAGGGCTGAGGTGCTTGAAAAGTGTAAAGGCCAAGTTCAAAAAGACGGTAAAGGAAAAATTAGGGATGCTCTTTTTATAAATCAAAAGGCTCAAGCCTTAACAAGCAGGGGAATTCGGTATATAATAAACAGATATGTTGAGTTATCTCCGGAATTAAAACATCTATCACCCCATGCTTTTAGGCATAGCTTTGCATCGACATTGATTACACGCGGTGCGGATATAAGGGTTGTACAGGAATTGCTTGGTCACGAAAGCGTTTCGACCACGCAAAGATATACGCATATTACGGCTGAGCAGCTTCATAATTTATACAAGGCTGCCCATCCTCATTCATAA
- the hslU gene encoding ATP-dependent protease ATPase subunit HslU, protein MNEELKDLTPKQTVAELDKYIIGQNKAKRAVAIALRNRMRRLKLPEEIRDEIAPKNILMIGPTGVGKTEIARRLAKLSGAPFLKVEATKYTEVGYVGRDVESMIRDLMAVGYTMVKSEMQEKLKEQAEKNTEESLLDLLLPGSNKKKTAATSAQSQDVSQVSTGTTIILPNMSSTAPVEEHKVQNENDMSGTREKFRVMLREKKLEDKMVEVTISPSMGTPTFEFFAGGSNMEDIESAMSNISSMLMGGAKSKRKNVSVKEAREIIMAEQLDRMVDHDKVTDEAKQRVEQMGIIFIDEIDKVASRSDRGGGPDVSREGVQRDILPIVEGSKVSTKYGVVDTRHILFIAAGAFSVSKPSDLIPEFQGRFPLRVELEALHAEDFKRILLEPKNALTKQYAELLETEGVKIEFLDEAIDRMSFLAADVNSKNENIGARRLHTIMEMLLEDISFNASEMGGETVKIDVAYVDERLKDIVQDQDLSRYIL, encoded by the coding sequence ATGAATGAAGAATTAAAAGATTTGACGCCTAAACAAACAGTTGCAGAATTGGATAAATATATCATAGGACAAAACAAGGCGAAAAGAGCCGTTGCTATTGCTCTTCGCAATAGAATGCGCCGGCTCAAACTTCCCGAAGAAATCAGAGACGAAATAGCGCCTAAAAATATTTTGATGATAGGCCCTACGGGTGTAGGTAAAACAGAAATTGCAAGACGGCTTGCAAAGTTGTCGGGAGCTCCTTTTTTAAAGGTAGAAGCTACAAAGTATACTGAAGTGGGCTATGTAGGCCGCGATGTCGAATCTATGATCAGGGATTTAATGGCTGTGGGTTACACAATGGTAAAAAGTGAAATGCAGGAAAAACTAAAAGAACAGGCAGAAAAAAATACCGAAGAATCTTTATTGGATTTGCTTTTGCCCGGTTCAAATAAAAAGAAAACTGCCGCAACTTCTGCTCAGTCGCAAGATGTTTCTCAAGTTTCTACCGGAACAACGATAATCCTCCCAAACATGAGTTCTACGGCTCCTGTTGAAGAGCATAAGGTTCAAAATGAAAACGATATGAGCGGCACACGGGAAAAATTCCGCGTAATGCTCCGCGAAAAGAAACTCGAAGATAAGATGGTTGAGGTTACTATTTCTCCTTCCATGGGAACTCCCACATTCGAATTTTTTGCAGGCGGTTCAAATATGGAAGATATTGAATCTGCAATGTCTAATATTTCCAGTATGCTCATGGGCGGAGCAAAATCGAAACGCAAAAATGTAAGCGTAAAAGAAGCCCGCGAAATTATAATGGCCGAACAGCTTGACCGAATGGTAGATCATGATAAGGTAACGGACGAGGCAAAGCAAAGGGTCGAGCAGATGGGAATTATATTTATTGACGAAATCGATAAGGTCGCTTCCCGTTCGGATCGAGGAGGCGGGCCCGATGTTTCAAGAGAGGGTGTTCAGCGCGATATTCTTCCCATAGTTGAAGGCTCTAAGGTTTCCACTAAGTACGGCGTTGTCGATACCCGTCACATTCTTTTTATAGCAGCAGGAGCTTTTAGCGTATCAAAGCCGAGCGATTTAATCCCTGAATTTCAAGGACGCTTTCCCTTGCGCGTAGAGCTTGAAGCCTTGCATGCAGAAGATTTTAAACGTATTCTTCTTGAACCTAAAAATGCTTTGACCAAACAGTATGCAGAGCTTTTGGAAACCGAAGGTGTAAAAATAGAATTTTTGGATGAAGCCATTGATAGGATGAGTTTTTTGGCTGCCGATGTAAACAGCAAAAACGAAAACATTGGGGCCAGAAGGCTCCATACGATTATGGAAATGCTTTTAGAAGATATTTCGTTTAATGCAAGCGAAATGGGAGGCGAAACGGTAAAAATCGATGTAGCCTATGTGGATGAAAGGTTAAAAGATATCGTACAGGATCAGGATTTATCCCGATATATTCTATAA
- the fliF gene encoding flagellar basal-body MS-ring/collar protein FliF: MNEKFNNLKTKFGTLWGKWTKLQKGIIIGVIVLALVLVVVLSRWSSKPTSVPVIDMAITDVDLRDRIILRINEENVKTTISSDGIISVADEATARRMRAILIREDLIPNNTSPWAFFDVERYSRTDFEREVDVRRAITEEVRRHLKALDDIDDANVIVRIPEKALFESEQLPATATVVIYPAPGSDISNNRKKIEGIQKMLRLAVPGLKNEDITISDASGIPLNDFEIMKDADRLTLIEKQQKFIAKLERQYGVNILTPLQKIYGEDRVRDINVKIDMDMSERSADTTEIRPTVIKEDNPDTSYDDSQVVQSVTVSSENATTIWEGSGINPQGPTGTEGQTPPSYQDTRNLVGRSTQTITKENHLVSSSQIKEVFLPKMGRRTVSVNIDGVWEKKKDVNGKYIIKNGMIEREYKPLSAEEIKQAEKIIKDAIGFDSSRKDSVSVVNVKVDRTSQFELEDKEYFKALQRQTIFLISLAGIALVLLLFILYRIISREIERRKRLREEEAIRQAQLERERILYEQQMANADVSMTVEERHRLELQENAINMAREHPEDVALLIRTWLMEE; encoded by the coding sequence ATGAACGAAAAGTTTAACAATCTAAAAACAAAGTTTGGGACGCTTTGGGGAAAATGGACAAAGCTCCAAAAAGGAATCATCATCGGTGTAATTGTACTTGCTCTGGTGTTGGTTGTCGTTCTTAGTAGATGGTCTTCAAAACCGACATCGGTACCAGTGATAGACATGGCAATAACCGATGTTGATCTGCGGGATAGAATTATCTTGCGCATTAATGAAGAAAATGTAAAAACTACAATCTCTTCCGATGGGATAATCTCCGTTGCCGATGAAGCGACGGCCAGAAGGATGAGGGCTATTTTAATCCGTGAAGATTTAATACCTAACAATACAAGCCCTTGGGCATTCTTTGATGTTGAACGGTATTCTCGTACCGACTTTGAGCGAGAGGTTGATGTACGCCGTGCAATTACCGAGGAAGTCAGGAGACATTTAAAAGCCTTGGACGATATTGATGATGCCAATGTTATAGTCCGGATACCGGAAAAAGCCTTATTTGAATCGGAACAGCTTCCTGCAACTGCGACCGTAGTTATTTATCCTGCACCGGGAAGCGATATTTCCAATAACCGAAAAAAAATAGAAGGTATCCAAAAGATGCTCAGGCTTGCGGTTCCGGGGTTAAAGAATGAAGATATTACGATAAGCGATGCGTCCGGAATTCCTTTAAATGATTTTGAGATTATGAAAGATGCCGACCGTTTAACTCTAATTGAAAAGCAGCAAAAGTTTATTGCTAAACTTGAAAGGCAATACGGGGTAAATATATTGACACCTTTGCAAAAAATATACGGTGAAGATAGAGTTAGAGATATAAACGTTAAAATTGATATGGATATGTCTGAGCGGTCTGCAGATACAACCGAAATACGCCCCACAGTTATCAAAGAGGATAATCCCGATACCTCTTATGATGATTCTCAAGTAGTTCAATCGGTTACGGTAAGTTCTGAAAATGCAACTACGATTTGGGAAGGAAGCGGAATAAATCCTCAAGGGCCTACGGGAACCGAGGGACAAACGCCGCCTTCTTATCAGGATACAAGAAATTTAGTAGGACGCTCGACTCAAACCATCACAAAGGAAAACCATCTTGTAAGTTCAAGCCAGATAAAGGAAGTTTTTCTTCCAAAAATGGGAAGAAGAACCGTATCTGTAAACATCGACGGTGTTTGGGAAAAGAAAAAAGATGTTAACGGAAAATATATTATTAAAAACGGTATGATTGAAAGAGAATATAAACCTCTTTCAGCTGAAGAAATAAAGCAGGCCGAAAAAATAATTAAAGATGCTATAGGATTTGATTCAAGTCGGAAAGATTCCGTAAGTGTTGTAAATGTTAAGGTTGACAGAACTTCTCAATTTGAACTGGAGGATAAAGAATACTTTAAAGCTCTTCAAAGGCAAACGATCTTTTTAATTTCTTTAGCCGGTATAGCTTTAGTATTGTTACTGTTTATCCTGTATAGAATAATAAGCCGAGAAATTGAAAGAAGAAAAAGGCTTCGAGAAGAAGAAGCTATACGCCAAGCTCAGCTTGAGCGGGAGAGAATATTATATGAACAGCAGATGGCGAATGCCGATGTTTCTATGACTGTTGAAGAGCGTCACCGTCTTGAACTTCAGGAGAATGCTATCAATATGGCTCGTGAACATCCTGAAGATGTTGCTCTCTTAATTAGAACTTGGCTCATGGAGGAATAG
- the hslV gene encoding ATP-dependent protease subunit HslV codes for MSQKIRSTTVIAVRKDGKIVMAGDGQVTMGETVMKGNARKVRKIYDGKIITGFAGATADAFTLLEKFEIRVKEFSGDLTRAAVELAKDWRTDKMLKNLQALLLVADAKTTLLISGNGDVIEPEEDVLAIGSGGNYAYASALALMQNTNLSAREIAEKSLQIAGKICIYTNGKIVMEEI; via the coding sequence ATGAGTCAAAAAATAAGAAGCACTACGGTGATTGCCGTAAGAAAAGACGGAAAAATTGTTATGGCCGGAGACGGACAGGTAACCATGGGCGAAACAGTTATGAAGGGAAATGCCCGAAAGGTAAGAAAAATTTATGACGGAAAAATTATAACGGGCTTTGCCGGAGCAACGGCCGATGCCTTTACTCTTTTGGAAAAGTTTGAAATCAGGGTAAAAGAATTTTCAGGAGACCTTACCAGAGCTGCGGTAGAGCTTGCAAAAGATTGGCGCACCGATAAGATGCTCAAAAACTTGCAGGCCCTCTTACTTGTGGCTGACGCAAAAACCACACTTTTAATTTCAGGAAACGGAGATGTTATCGAGCCTGAAGAAGATGTACTTGCAATAGGCTCCGGAGGAAATTACGCTTATGCTTCTGCTTTGGCTTTGATGCAAAACACAAACCTTTCCGCCCGTGAAATTGCAGAAAAGAGTTTACAGATTGCGGGAAAAATATGTATTTACACAAACGGAAAGATAGTTATGGAGGAAATATAA